AGACGAGCAGGCAATCGAGCCCCGCCATGTCCATGCGCCAGCGCACCTCATGCCAGCGGCGGTCCCGTTCCGCCTCCGTCAGGTCCGGCCACTCTTTGCTCAGCGACCTAAAATCAGCCCTAGCGCTCGCCATTATCTTGCGTCCTCCGCTGTTCAGTGTACATGTCCATCACTCCATGATATCGAGGCCTGGCGCCCTGAAAGGGCGTGCGCTGGAGATTACTGTGCGCTGTACCTGGTAAAGGCCCCTCTGGCAATCGGTATCGACGAAGGCCCTTCGGCCGCGAAAACAGTACCGTCGGCGTCCACAGCCACCCCTTCACCAGCAGTAGAGTGATAGCCACGATTCTCGTCGGGATATCCCGGAATAAAGGCAGTCAATCTGTCTTCGTTCAGTGGGCCGATGCGAACGCCCGCGATCCAGTTGACATGGCGGAAGGGATCAGATTCGGAATCGATCGCGTAAACCAGGTTGTCATCTGTAATAAATATTCCGCTAATGCGGCCATAGCTGTAGCGAGATTCCAGATAGTTGCCTTCCAGATCGAAAATCTCCAATCGATGATTTCCGCGATCCGCTACCCAAAGTCGGTTCTGCGAATCAATCTCGAGCGCATGGGGTGTACGAAACTCGCCATGAGCCGCACCGAGCTGACCCCACTGCATGATGAAGGTGCCATCGGCAGCAAACTTGAGGATACGACCTGTTTGGCCAGCCCGCCTGCCCTGTTCTACTGAGTCGGCAGTTGTCATGCCTTGGCCCGCGTGGCCGTCGGATACGAAGATACTGCCGTCTTCTGCAACGACAACGTCGTTCGGTCCATTGAAGTGGGCGCCGTCGTTGCCCGTCTGACCCGCTACACCCAGACTCATCAAAAGTTCACCATCCGGGCTGAATTTGTGCACTTGCTGGCCCTTGGTGCCGCTAGCGTTAGTGGCAAAGTCCGTGACCCAGACGTTGCCTTCATAGTCCGCATGGATCCCGTGGGGAATTGTGAATATTCCCGCCCCAAAATTGGCCAGCACTTCGCCCGTGCTGCGATCTAACTTGAATATCGGATCTACCGGATTGGTATCACAGTTCACTGAGCCGCCGGCAGCGCCACCGCCACCGCCGGCTCCACAGCGCTCATAGGCCCAGATATGGCCATCGGTGGGATCGATATCGATACCCGCAGTGTGCCCCCAAACTCGCCCGGCGGGCAGTTCGCCCCACTGGGTGTTGACCACAGGATTTGGATTGGAGAAGCCTTCGCCGGTGACGATATTACCGTCGACTGAGCTGCCTGAGCTGCAGCCTGCGACAAGAACAACAGCCCCCGGAACAGCTAACTTGATTCGATTTATGAACATTTTTCTTGCTCCACTACGGGTTGGTCGCTTATTCGTTGGACACGCTACATTTCATTGACGAACGAATGATTCCTTACTCGAGCACCTTCCCGCCCGGTGCAACCACCCTGATCAGCTGCATGGACGGCGAGCCGTCCACAGCGGGTCTTCCGGTCACCGTGACTCGGTCCCCGGGATTAAGGTCATCGGTTCTCCAGCCTCTCCTATACAGGGTCGGTCCGGAGCTCGTCTCGGAGTCCCAGATCACCGCTTCGCCCGTTTCCCCTTCCACCTCCACCAAGAGCCGGGAATGGGGACTGATCATGCGAAATTGGACAACCGTCCCCATGATCGTCACGGGACGCTCATCGGCATACCTTGCCGCGGTGTTGTGATGTCCGAACACCGGTCCGGCAACGGCGAGCAGGACTGCCCAAGCAGCGAAACCTGCAAACCATCTGTTTTTCATTCCGTCTCCTTCATGACTGCTCTGATCCCCTCTCTAGGGCAGCCTTCGGCCAAGAGCGGGATCTTCAGTTCAGCGGAAAGCGCGCGATACGATCCTGATTGCTGCCGACCCAGATCTCGTTGCCAACCCGTATGGCCGCGCTTGCGCGCTGCATCGAGGCGGTTCCGTCCGCACCGCCAAGGCGCGTGACGGCCAGCGACTCCGGATCCACTTCAACCACCGACCAGCCTGCAGCGCAGCCCGTGCCGTCGCACGTTGCCGGGTCGACAGCGTTGCGGCCGGCGATCAACAGCTTCCCATTGCCGTCCCAGTGAACGTTGTCCGGTCGCATCGGCACCGACACCGTGCGCTTGCCGATCGGCGTCGCGCGACGGTCGAAGCGGACCAGTTCGTGCGTACCACTCGCGGCAACGTACAGGTAACGCCCGTCTTCCGACACATCAATTCCGTTCGGCAGCGACAGCTCGGTGCCGGGCAGCGGTTGCAGCGACCCGCCCGGATGNNNNNNNNNNCAACGTCCTCGTTGCTCACATTCGCGTCACGCATCCGCGTCGCCACAAAGCCCCCGTCGGCGAGCCGAATGACGGCGTTGAAGTAACCGTCCTGCTGCAGAAGGACGCACCCCGTCCAGGTCAGCACAGGCGCCGCGCCGCGAAGGTCGAGATCGTAGACTTCGATCGCTTCTCGTTCACCGTGGCTCGTGGTGTAGAGGCTGAAACGCCGCGGCGACGTTTCGGTCAGGCTGATTCCGTGCACGTCGAACGCCTCAAGGTTCAGCGGGCCCGGACAGCCGCCGAACGTCCCCGTGTCGTGCTGTTGTCTGAAGGCGCTGCCGTGAATCAGCTCCGAGTGCGTGCCCGTCGCAGGATCGATCAGATACATGTGACCGGGCGCACGATGACCGGACGCAAGCACCAGACCGGTGGATCCGACATTCACGACATCTTCCGGAAGAACGAAGCCACACAGATAGCTCAGTCCCTGCTCGTTACGACACTCCGACGAGGGCGCGCCGCTCGCACTCTGAGCGAGGACGGAGGACGTGACATCAGCGGCGAAAAGAACGACTACCACGGCAGCCACTCCCCCTACACGATGAACCTTGTCAAGCGACAGCATGTCGTGCTCCTTTATCCGCTTATTCTAGTTGCAGTCGGTCCCTCACGCGGCTTCGGCGGTTGCATACCGCCGCGTCGGCCTGGAGTCCGTTCGCGGTTCATCGGGTACCGGACCACGCCCGGACCGAATCGGGAACAGCCCGGGGGTGTTACCCTCCACGCGCATTGACCGACCGGGCGCCGCTGGCCGTTGTCCGCTGAGCAGGCGCAGGCCTCCCTGCTCGAGATTGCGAGCCGCGTTGACGTCGCGATCGTGTTCGGCGCCGCGCGCTTCGCACCGCCAGCACCGCTCCACAGCCGCGAAGAATCAACACACGTCACCGACTCGCCGCGGCGCCGGTATGCCTTGGTCCGGCATCCCAGTGCGCGGTTCCACACCCAGCGTGCTGCGCCGAAGTAATCCTCCAGCCGCCGGCGTTGCGCTGCGGTGGGATAGCACCTGAGCAGGTGAGTGCGCTGTATCGATCTGGGCATGCGTACAGTATACCACAGCAACCCTCACGGGACCGACCACGGGTCAACGGCGCGACGACCCGGCGCTCCGCGCGCTGCGCTGCGCGTCCGGGCCTGCGGATCGTCCTCCGTCCATGGCGGCCTCCAGCGCAGATTTCAGGCGCGATCCGCGCAGGCGTCAGCGGCCACGTTCTGGTCGGGCAGCGATATACAGGAACAGGAAACTGTACAGCACCGCCGCCTCGGCGCTGTTGCCGACGGTCCAGAGGAAGAATCCGCGCGGCGCATTTGCCAGCCAGTAGGCAAACGCCATCAATCCCGAGCACAGGAAAGCCGCCGGGCGAGTAAACAGGCCGATCAACAGCGGAACGCCACCAACGACTTCGATCAAACCAGCGATGCTCAATAGCGACAGCAGCTCGTACGGGCCAGCGGCTTCAACAGGAAAGATCATCGTCATTCCCTTTCCGGGCTGTCCCCGGTTCTTTGGCTTGTGATTCCCTGGCAGGGCAGTCTACAGGCTGCTTTCGTTGACGGGCGGGAGGTTAACGCTGAGTGGCACTTGCGAAGAATGTGGAGGCTCTTAGGACAGAAACAATGCCTGGCGGAGCGATTGGAATAATGGTCCTGATCGGGGATGACAGCGACGACCACCGATCACGCGCAAGCCGGACGGTACATTCCGCGTGGCTCGAATTGAAATCATTCGTAGCAGCCCCATATTGGGACTGAGCGCTGAGATCACCATCGCAGGTTTCGCGATGAATTTCCGAAACCAGAGATGGGACCATGGCGACAAGCACGGGTTTCACGCCGCATTTCCGCGAGGGTCGGTCACATCTTCGCGATGCCGTATTGACAATTCGGGAAACGGTGGCGCGAGTCTATTCCCGAAACGCAGAAGCGGCCGGAAAACCGTTCAGCGAAGGATGATGTCCGCCGCTTTGCGGCGTAGGTTCGGTGCGTTGATGGAGGGGGCTGGCATCCAGCGGTCAGTATTTCGAGAGCAAACCCATGACAGAACAAAACCTGATGTTGCACTGGGCGGGCATTGTGTCCCTCGCCGTATTCGTAGTGGCCTACGCGCTGGTCATTGCTGAGGAAACCATTCACCTGCGAAAGTCCAAGCCTGTCATGGTGGCCGGCGGCATCATCTGGGCGTTCGCCGCGATTGCCTACATCGCCAGCGGCCAGACCGCGTTGATCGAGGAATTGGTCCGGCACAGCCTGCTGGAATTCGTGGAGCTGTTCCTGTTCCTGCTGGCAGCGATGACCTACATCAACACTCTGGACGAGCGCGGTGCGTTTGACGTTCTGCGGGCGTGGCTGTTGCGGCAGCGGTTTTCGCTGAAGAAGCTGTTCTGGATTACCGGCGCGCTGGCGTTCGTCATGTCCCCGATCGCGGACAACCTGACGACGGCGTTGCTGATGGCGACAGTGGTTCTCGCCGTAGGCGGCCAGAACCGCCGCTTCGTGGTCATAGGTTGCGTTAACGTGGTGGTCGCCGCCAACGCCGGAGGGGCGTTCAGCCCCTTCGGGGATATCACCACACTGATGGTGTGGCAGGCCGGTCAGGTGCAATTCCACCAGTTCTTCGCGCTGATCCTGCCGTCGCTGGCCAACTGGCTGATCACCGGTGGGCTGTTGAGCCTCGCCGTTCCACATGGACATCCGGAGCAAGTCGAGGAGCAGGCGCGGATTCGCCAGGGCACTTGGGTGGTGGCCGGCCTGTTCCTGGTGACGATCACGATGGCGGTGCTTGGCCACACGTTCCTGCACCTGCCCCCGGTGATCGGGATGATGACCGGTCTCGGTCTGCTCAAGCTCTCTGGCTACTACCTGCAAACGCGACGCGGCCGATTTGCGTATTCCTCAGAGCGGGTGATGAACGAGAACGCCCTGTCGCTGGAGGGCGATTCGCACAGGGATTCAGCCTCGTCCGACGCCCAGTACGATATCTACCGGAATTTGCAGAGGGCCGAGTGGGATACGCTGCTGTTCTTCTACGGGATCATGTTGTGCGTGGCGGGACTTGGCGCGTTCGGCTACATGGCCGCAGGCTCTGACTTCATGTACGGGGTGCTCGGACCCACTACCGCCAACATCATCGTGGGCTTCGCCTCGGCTCTGTTCGACAACATCCCGGTGATGTTCGCCGTGCTCGAGATGGACCCGAGCATGAGCCTCGGTCAGTGGCTTCTGATCACGCTGACGGCCGGAGTGGGAGGATCGATGCTGTCCGTGGGCTCCGCCGCCGGTGTCGCGGTGATGGGACAGGCGCGAGGCGTCTATACCTTTTTCAGCCACCTGAAATGGAGCTGGACGATCGTCCTCGGATACGCCGCGAGCGTCTGGGTTCACTTCCTGGTGACCGGCTCCTCGTTTNNNNNNNNNNCATAGCTGCCGCCGGTACCGGGTAAGTCACACAGCTGATGCACGATTTCCACGACGCTGGCGACGCACCTTCGGACGACAGGGGATCGAGGTTGCAAGGATGACGGCTCTGGCTGGCCTGATAGTCGGAATCGCGCTGCTGCTGGGTGGCGGCGCCCTTCTGGTGCGGGGCGCCTCCCTGGTGGCCGCCCGTTATGGCATTCCGCCTATGGTTGTAGCACTCACGATAGTAGCGTTCGGCACCAGTGCACCGGAACTGGTTGTCAATGTCATCGGCGCCGCCAGAGGAGCGACCAGTCTTGCCTTCGGCAACATCGTCGGATCGAACATCAGCAATCTTGCGCTGATCCTTGGCGCCGCCGCGCTGATGGCGCCGCTCACGATCCAGGGTCAGGTCGTACGGCGCGAGGTGCCGTTGCTGCTGCTGGCCACCAGCTTCCTGACAGTAATGGCGCTTGACACGCTGCTGGGCGGGCAACCGTCGATCATCGGGCGGTCCGACTCGATCCTGCTCCTGCTGCTGTTCTGTGTATTTGTCTATTACACGACTCGGGACATCCTTCAAGCGCGCCATTCGGACGCGCTCATGGGACACATCGAAGCCAATCCGCTCATCGACACCGAACCTCGGGGCCGATTCGGCTGGGCGTCCGTGGCCGCGGGCATTGCATTGCTGTTCGTCGGCGGCGAGATGACGATCCGCAGCGGAGTGCAGGTAGCCGCGATTCTGGGCATCTCGGCGACGATCGTGGGCCTGTTCATGGTTTCGGTAGGCACGAGCATGCCCGAACTGGTCACCTCGATGATAGCCGCCAGGCGCAAGGAATCCGATCTGGCGGTGGGCAACGTGGTCGGCTCCAATGTCTTCAACACACTGGCGGTCTTGCCGGCCACCGGGCTGACGCGGGAGATTCCCGTCCCGGGCGGCGGCGTCGGCGACGTGATCTTCTCGTTGCTGCTCACGGCGCTGCTGATTCCGCTGTTTATTTTCGGACGTGCCCACATCGGACGAACGTCGGCGTGTTTCCTCCTGATCGTCTACACGGCCTACGTCGCGGCACGGGTCTCGCTGGAGACGGCTATCTGATCGAACCCGCGAATTGAGTTCCGCCGCGACCTTCGCGAC
The window above is part of the Gemmatimonadota bacterium genome. Proteins encoded here:
- a CDS encoding DUF6152 family protein, which codes for MKNRWFAGFAAWAVLLAVAGPVFGHHNTAARYADERPVTIMGTVVQFRMISPHSRLLVEVEGETGEAVIWDSETSSGPTLYRRGWRTDDLNPGDRVTVTGRPAVDGSPSMQLIRVVAPGGKVLE
- a CDS encoding calcium/sodium antiporter — protein: MTALAGLIVGIALLLGGGALLVRGASLVAARYGIPPMVVALTIVAFGTSAPELVVNVIGAARGATSLAFGNIVGSNISNLALILGAAALMAPLTIQGQVVRREVPLLLLATSFLTVMALDTLLGGQPSIIGRSDSILLLLLFCVFVYYTTRDILQARHSDALMGHIEANPLIDTEPRGRFGWASVAAGIALLFVGGEMTIRSGVQVAAILGISATIVGLFMVSVGTSMPELVTSMIAARRKESDLAVGNVVGSNVFNTLAVLPATGLTREIPVPGGGVGDVIFSLLLTALLIPLFIFGRAHIGRTSACFLLIVYTAYVAARVSLETAI
- a CDS encoding helix-turn-helix domain-containing protein; this encodes MPRSIQRTHLLRCYPTAAQRRRLEDYFGAARWVWNRALGCRTKAYRRRGESVTCVDSSRLWSGAGGAKRAAPNTIATSTRLAISSREACACSADNGQRRPVGQCAWRVTPPGCSRFGPGVVRYPMNRERTPGRRGGMQPPKPREGPTATRISG
- a CDS encoding DoxX family protein, with amino-acid sequence MTMIFPVEAAGPYELLSLLSIAGLIEVVGGVPLLIGLFTRPAAFLCSGLMAFAYWLANAPRGFFLWTVGNSAEAAVLYSFLFLYIAARPERGR
- the nhaD gene encoding sodium:proton antiporter NhaD, with the translated sequence MTEQNLMLHWAGIVSLAVFVVAYALVIAEETIHLRKSKPVMVAGGIIWAFAAIAYIASGQTALIEELVRHSLLEFVELFLFLLAAMTYINTLDERGAFDVLRAWLLRQRFSLKKLFWITGALAFVMSPIADNLTTALLMATVVLAVGGQNRRFVVIGCVNVVVAANAGGAFSPFGDITTLMVWQAGQVQFHQFFALILPSLANWLITGGLLSLAVPHGHPEQVEEQARIRQGTWVVAGLFLVTITMAVLGHTFLHLPPVIGMMTGLGLLKLSGYYLQTRRGRFAYSSERVMNENALSLEGDSHRDSASSDAQYDIYRNLQRAEWDTLLFFYGIMLCVAGLGAFGYMAAGSDFMYGVLGPTTANIIVGFASALFDNIPVMFAVLEMDPSMSLGQWLLITLTAGVGGSMLSVGSAAGVAVMGQARGVYTFFSHLKWSWTIVLGYAASVWVHFLVTGSSF
- a CDS encoding SMP-30/gluconolactonase/LRE family protein → HPGGSLQPLPGTELSLPNGIDVSEDGRYLYVAASGTHELVRFDRRATPIGKRTVSVPMRPDNVHWDGNGKLLIAGRNAVDPATCDGTGCAAGWSVVEVDPESLAVTRLGGADGTASMQRASAAIRVGNEIWVGSNQDRIARFPLN